One stretch of Ipomoea triloba cultivar NCNSP0323 chromosome 8, ASM357664v1 DNA includes these proteins:
- the LOC116026951 gene encoding uncharacterized protein LOC116026951: MRKRWENTLIVKVLGKVVGYNYLLRRLRTIWAPKCGMDLIAIQNGYFLARFASVTDYEHARLEGPWTVLDHCLAVKDWEPDFNPMREETHKLLVWVRFPCLPIEYYDYDFLMRVGDMIGTARKVDHATSMASRGLFARVSVEVDITKPLLARFTLRNKRRTIEYEGLHLVCFKCGMVGHRKEGCKMDDDMPEEVTPENDD; this comes from the coding sequence ATGAGAAAACGCTGGGAGAATACTCTGATCGTAAAGGTGTTGGGCAAAGTGGTTGGATACAACTACCTCCTGAGACGCCTAAGGACCATTTGGGCTCCCAAGTGTGGAATGGATCTCATCGCCATTCAGAATGGATACTTTCTGGCTCGTTTCGCGTCAGTGACAGACTATGAACACGCACGGCTGGAAGGACCATGGACGGTACTAGACCATTGTCTCGCCGTGAAAGATTGGGAACCGGACTTCAACCCTATGCGCGAAGAAACCCATAAACTTCTAGTGTGGGTACGTTTTCCATGTCTCCCGATCGAATACTATGACTACGATTTCTTGATGAGGGTGGGAGATATGATTGGGACTGCGAGGAAGGTCGACCACGCGACAAGCATGGCCTCACGTGGACTATTCGCGAGAGTAAGTGTAGAAGTTGACATCACGAAACCCCTGCTTGCACGATTCACACTCCGAAACAAAAGGCGAACCATCGAATATGAAGGTCTACACCTTGTGTGCTTCAAATGTGGAATGGTGGGTCACCGGAAAGAAGGGTGTAAAATGGATGACGACATGCCAGAAGAGGTGACGCCGGAAAACGATGACTGA
- the LOC116026847 gene encoding uncharacterized protein LOC116026847: MAMSMRRALLSYRNLAVILRTTTSQTRHLSSLVGGSSASLLRRSATSDAGHYFLAMNYLLETRRGFAKGRKNIKEEVDSDEDNESTTESVNVGPSIKAAAISQMEAATDSLSRELAKLRTGRASAGMLDHIIVESGGVKTPLSRMAAVSVLDSKTLSVTPYDPDTLKELEKAIVSSPLGLNPKVDNERLIAPIPPLTKEHMQAVCKVVAKSSEDVKQSVRRARQKALDTLKKYTPKKKDKDKTGSAFSVDDAKRLEKEIDDLTKKYIKSAEDMCKSKEKEITSG; the protein is encoded by the exons ATGGCGATGTCTATGAGACGCGCACTATTGTCCTACCGCAACCTCGCCGTGATCCTCCGTACCACGACATCTCAGACTCGCCATCTCTCCTCTTTAGTCGGCGGCTCTTCAGCTAGTCTCCTCCGCCGCTCTGCCACTTCCGACGCGGGCCATTACTTTCTGGCAATGAATTATCTACTCGAAACTCGTAGAGGCTTCGCCAAAGGAAGAAAGAACATAA AGGAAGAGGTAGACAGTGATGAAGATAATGAGAGCACAACAGAGTCTGTGAATGTTGGCCCTTCAATTAAGGCTGCTGCCATCTCACAAATGGAGGCAGCAACAGATTCGCTGTCTCGAGAATTGGCAAAATTACGAACGGGACGAGCATCGGCAG GAATGCTTGACCATATTATTGTTGAAAGTGGTGGTGTAAAAACACCTCTTAGCAGGATGGCTGCTGTTTCAGTCTTAGATTCAAAAACACTGTCTGTTACTCCTTATGATCCAGAT ACCTTGAAAGAATTGGAGAAGGCTATCGTTTCATCTCCATTGGGATTAAATCCTAAGGTGGATAATGAGAGGTTAATTGCACCTATACCTCC GCTAACAAAGGAACATATGCAG GCTGTGTGCAAGGTTGTAGCTAAATCATCTGAAGATGTTAAACAAAGTGTAAGAAGAGCCCGCCAGAAG GCACTGGACACTTTAAAGAAATATACACCAAAAAAGAAGGACAAAGACAAGACAGGTTCAGCTTTCTCTGTAGATGACGCAAAAAGATTGGAAAAGGAA ATAGACGACTTGACTAAGAAGTATATAAAGTCTGCTGAAGATATGTGTAAatcaaaggaaaaggaaataacAAGTGGCTGA